CACTGCTTTTTGTTAGCTTGTTTTTTTATGTCGATCTTTTTTTATTCTATCCATATACACTTGGCCTTCTTTTTCAATTACCTGCATTTCATCTTTGTAATCATCTCTCATAGCTCTCAACGCCATATATCCACTGAAAAGAATCATTAAGAAAATCAACAACACCCACAATGGGACACTAGTAAACATAAAGGGTCACCTCACGCTTTTTTTCTATTGTATGAACCCTTGTCCCATTTTAGAACTATGTCTTATGTTGTTGATGTGGGTTGGACTTTTTCTAGCCTATGGAACAGAATACTGTAAAGAAATGCCCCACTTAATGCAAGAACACCCAATAAGATGAACACTACCTGATAAGAGAACCAATCTGAAAAGGCTAAACTAATTGGGGCTAGTAGTCTCCCAATAGTAAATCGCAGACTAGCAGCAGAGAAGTATCGGCCTCTCATGTGATCAGGGGCAAGCTTAGAAATAAAACTTTCCTGGACCCCTGCCACCATAAGCTCTGCCAGTGTGAAGATTGAAATAAGAATCAGTAACACCCATACATTCGTAAAGAAACCAAACAGGGATATAGCAATCGCGTATAAACAGCTAGATAGGATGAACGCTCTTGATTCTTTATATTTACTCATAACCTTCGTTATATAAACCGTAAATAGAGCTACAAGGAGTCCATTGGTAGCCAGGACAAGTGAAAAAGCTTGTGCCCCTTTTACTTCCCATTTCCAATCAAAAATTCGCAATAGAGTTTGCTGACCAACACTATCCTTCATATAAACGGAAATAATGAGGTCTAATTGCATAAAGGTTTGAGCAATCAATATACCAGCAAGAATAAATAGTAGAAACATCTTATCATTTACAATAATTTTATAATCCTGTATTTCATCCCAAATAGCTGAATACCAGGATCTTTTTTTCGTCTCCTTTTTTGCTTGTAAAGGAGCTGTTTCCCTTAGATATCGGGATAGAACAAAAGCTAAAATAGCACTTATTATGACTCCAGCAAGAAGCATTTGGAATCGATATTGGAAGAACACAAGTCCCCCAATAATAGGGCCAACAACAACTGCGATATTAATTGCAGTATAAAAAACGGCAAACACCTGTGTTCGGTTTTTCTCATCTACCACATCAGCAACCATAGCATGGGAAGCTGGCCAATAAAACGATCCACAAATACTTAATAGGCTAAAAGCAATGAAGGTTGCAAGAGGAGAATTCCACCACGGAGAATTTGCCGCTGCAAAAAGGACAAAAGATATACTTTGCCCCATCACAGATAATACCATCATTTTTTTTCGACCATATCGGTCAGCACAGTACCCCCCTACAAGATTGGCAATTACAGAGAAAAATTGCGATATAATCAATAATATACTTGCTTCTTTTTTACCAAAGGTATCCGAAAAAAAGATCGTCATAAACGGAAAGAAGGACCAGAACAAAATGTTCATTACACCTTCACCGTACAATCGTAGTTTTAAATTAAAGTCCCAGTCTTTCCATTTCATAAAAAATTCTCCTATTCAATTTTCACCATACCTTGTGATAATGGTTTATAAAAGCTACGATTATCCATAGCAAATAAGCGGTCAGTAAATTCACCTGGAGCAACTTTCTCAAGAGCTCGATCTAACATATTCATTTTTGCATCGATCAAATCAATCATGTGCAGAATTTCAGCTTCTCTAATCATCGGAGTCTTAGGACTTCCCCATTCGTTTTTTCCATGATGAGAAAGAATCATATGTTTCAGTAGCAATACATCTTCACCTTCAATTTCCAACTCTTGTGCCGCAAGTGTGATTTCATCACTCATGATAGAGATATGCCCTAGTAATTTGCCCTCCAATGTGTAAGAAGGTGCTGCAACACCAGAAAGTTCCTTTAATTTGCCAAGGTCATGAAGAAGAACTCCGGCATAAAGCAAGTCAAGGTTAAGGGAAGGATATAATTGAGCCAGGCTTTTAGCTAAATTAAGCATACTGACCACATGATGGGCTAACCCCGAAACATATTCATGATGATTTTTAGTGGCTGCAGGGAAAACAAAAAAATCATCATTATATTTTTTTATAAAATAGCGGCAAATTCTTTGGAGATTTGCATTTTTCATCTCAAAAATCACTTCGGTTATGCGGTCCATTAACTGACTTTGCTCGACAGGAGCCTTTTCTAGAAAGTCCGAAAGTTGAACACCGTCCATTGGACTACTCAATCGAATTTGTTGAATTTTTAATTGTGGCTTCCCACGAAACTGATTGATTTCTCCACTCACTTTTATAATTTCTGGTGGCTGAAAATGTTCTTCATCCTCTTTGGTTGAGTCCCATAGTTTTGCCTCCATTTCACCTGATGCATCCTTTAGGATCAATGTTAGGAAGGGCTTCCCATTACTTGCCGTCCCCTTTGTTACAGACTTTACTAACAAGAAGCCATCAAAGGCTTCTCCAATTTGATAGTTACTAATTCCCCTCATTTCAATTCCCCTCCCTTATGCCTAATCCCTTGGAATAAGCTTAAAAATTTCTCCTGACTCCACAACTTGGATAAATTTCATGAGCCACTTATAATAATTTTTTGCATACTCAAGCTTTTCTAGATCATTGGTAATCTTCTCTTTGAGATGTTCATCTGTTGTCACCTTAAGAAGATCATGTAAGCTCTCAATGGTTTCCTCCGCCTCATCAATGTTTGTCTCCGTAAAACCTCTCCATCGATTCCCAAACAAAGATGTAAACGATTTATACCAATCTTCTTCAGAATGATATAAATCCTTCCTTATTCCCTTTTTATAGGCAGTTTCAACCATTCTTAATTCTGATAACGAGCGTACACCTGTCGACATACTTGTCTTACTCATTTGTAATGCTTGACTCATTTCATCTAGTGTTAATGGCTTTTCAGAAAAGTAAAGGACTCCATATAAGCGACCTACTGAGGATGTAATTCCATATAAGGACATATTCTTTGCGATCACTTGGATAAACTTTTCAATCGTTTGCTCATACTCATTCCATTCTTTAGTAGCTTTTTCTTCAGCCAAAATAGAAACCTCCGTTTGTTAGACCTTTTTGCAAAAACAATTTTATCATGATTCAAAGCAATTCGCGAGATTTCATAGATTTTATAGACTTTTTTTTATAATTTTAGGATCATCTAATCTTAAAACAGGAATGGTGCTGTGTTTCCCTTCAAAGTCATATTGATTCGCTGTAAACATCAAAATCTGGTGATAATCGCTTAGTTTAGCTAAGGCCTGAAATAGATTTTGGCGGCGGTCCTCATCAAAGTGTACAAAAGCATCGTCCAAAAAAAACGGAAACCTGACTCCCTGATTTGAAGTTAAGCAAAGAGCAAACCTTAAAGCTATATATAATTGTTCCTTTGTTCCTTGGGATAACTCCTCAACAGCAAATGGAACATGGTCATATCGTTGAACCATAAAGCGATTAGAAACATTAACAGGAGCAT
This genomic window from Bacillaceae bacterium S4-13-56 contains:
- a CDS encoding sporulation YhaL family protein, yielding MFTSVPLWVLLIFLMILFSGYMALRAMRDDYKDEMQVIEKEGQVYMDRIKKDRHKKTS
- a CDS encoding MFS transporter codes for the protein MKWKDWDFNLKLRLYGEGVMNILFWSFFPFMTIFFSDTFGKKEASILLIISQFFSVIANLVGGYCADRYGRKKMMVLSVMGQSISFVLFAAANSPWWNSPLATFIAFSLLSICGSFYWPASHAMVADVVDEKNRTQVFAVFYTAINIAVVVGPIIGGLVFFQYRFQMLLAGVIISAILAFVLSRYLRETAPLQAKKETKKRSWYSAIWDEIQDYKIIVNDKMFLLFILAGILIAQTFMQLDLIISVYMKDSVGQQTLLRIFDWKWEVKGAQAFSLVLATNGLLVALFTVYITKVMSKYKESRAFILSSCLYAIAISLFGFFTNVWVLLILISIFTLAELMVAGVQESFISKLAPDHMRGRYFSAASLRFTIGRLLAPISLAFSDWFSYQVVFILLGVLALSGAFLYSILFHRLEKVQPTSTT
- the yhaM gene encoding 3'-5' exoribonuclease YhaM translates to MRGISNYQIGEAFDGFLLVKSVTKGTASNGKPFLTLILKDASGEMEAKLWDSTKEDEEHFQPPEIIKVSGEINQFRGKPQLKIQQIRLSSPMDGVQLSDFLEKAPVEQSQLMDRITEVIFEMKNANLQRICRYFIKKYNDDFFVFPAATKNHHEYVSGLAHHVVSMLNLAKSLAQLYPSLNLDLLYAGVLLHDLGKLKELSGVAAPSYTLEGKLLGHISIMSDEITLAAQELEIEGEDVLLLKHMILSHHGKNEWGSPKTPMIREAEILHMIDLIDAKMNMLDRALEKVAPGEFTDRLFAMDNRSFYKPLSQGMVKIE
- a CDS encoding GbsR/MarR family transcriptional regulator — its product is MAEEKATKEWNEYEQTIEKFIQVIAKNMSLYGITSSVGRLYGVLYFSEKPLTLDEMSQALQMSKTSMSTGVRSLSELRMVETAYKKGIRKDLYHSEEDWYKSFTSLFGNRWRGFTETNIDEAEETIESLHDLLKVTTDEHLKEKITNDLEKLEYAKNYYKWLMKFIQVVESGEIFKLIPRD